A genomic window from Pecten maximus chromosome 6, xPecMax1.1, whole genome shotgun sequence includes:
- the LOC117328732 gene encoding uncharacterized protein LOC117328732, with protein sequence MDEKMDEEALSRNNEVCQMLRQSLLEICRNHYTALADMEVDAIICLSAINSSQQNIVKIHQVVPRENFKNTSTNGIHASKVESNLGIARGIQMQIKKRKRLMCRQKHNFRVKLNAAKVDAGSSSLMKPSSETNKSSSSRRKMKKSSVTQYQPWSETKSSSMSIDETNSAENTLFVTRDKQGRLLRVSQLQVKPQGDHPGNDEEEELQDGCNSSTEEKVAIKEEPIDDDYGDNDTVGCGQMDKNENRSEAMIGKSDSDSQDIIPSLVPKLGHRRREPRGKFMIYNKELGTVETEAVESQSTDDQDEQDMDEDERETSKSHDCTENSSESFVVKTEPEDPEYNRPVIENPPMIIQSVQGNTAFEVGKTTNQVSLLRNCLIKTGNDQEVKMSSMFLDSDRNSQLTKFPTDNDCDLHYTSPSTSVIDFSASGGNDWKKGYSLLGEERSDDEGLSQSSGCDTPFATSNREPAVLRRTKKKKVTEPKLVSLLHKPTVMETTSSGLVGAMGQSHLSPLRISGLDNSTKSNISSPVNYSSSNQNFDDSDPIIRGEIKQFYCEKCGTGFASRKSKMRHEKFTCGNHTFECSVCGKFYSRADSKQRHMLKMHGVKIMPSQLGIDPLDMNSSENLDDNMTWL encoded by the coding sequence ATGGATGAGAAGATGGATGAAGAGGCTTTATCTCGTAATAATGAGGTCTGTCAAATGTTGCGTCAGTCCCTATTGGAAATCTGTAGAAACCACTACACAGCTTTGGCAGACATGGAGGTGGACGCAATTATATGTCTGTCTGCAATCAACTCCTCCcaacaaaatattgtaaaaatacaCCAAGTTGTGCCTCGGGAAAACTTCAAAAATACTTCAACAAATGGTATCCATGCCTCTAAAGTGGAAAGTAATCTAGGAATTGCCAGAGGAATTCAAATGCAAATCAAGAAACGTAAGCGCCTAATGTGTAGACAGAAACATAATTTCAGGGTAAAACTAAACGCTGCCAAAGTAGATGCTGGATCATCAAGTCTGATGAAGCCAAGTAGTGAAACCAATAAATCCAGTTCAAGTAGGAGAAAAATGAAGAAAAGTTCTGTGACCCAGTATCAACCCTGGAGTGAAACGAAATCTTCATCAATGTCCATTGATGAAACTAATAGCGCTGAAAATACATTATTTGTAACTAGGGATAAACAGGGACGCTTGTTAAGGGTCAGTCAACTCCAAGTAAAACCTCAGGGGGACCATCCAGGAAACGATGAGGAGGAGGAACTCCAAGATGGCTGCAATTCTTCAACAGAGGAAAAAGTAGCCATAAAAGAAGAACCTATTGATGATGATTATGGAGATAATGATACTGTTGGTTGTGGACAAATGGACAAAAATGAGAACCGTTCTGAAGCTATGATCGGGAAAAGTGACTCTGATTCTCAGGATATTATACCATCATTAGTACCAAAGCTTGGCCATCGGCGAAGAGAACCAAGAGGCAAATTTATGATTTACAACAAGGAATTAGGAACTGTTGAGACTGAAGCAGTTGAATCACAATCCACTGATGACCAAGATGAGCAAGATATGGATGAAGATGAAAGAGAAACATCAAAAAGTCATGACTGTACTGAAAATTCCAGTGAATCGTTTGTCGTGAAAACAGAACCAGAGGATCCAGAATATAACAGGCCTGTGATCGAGAACCCTCCTATGATAATACAATCTGTCCAAGGAAACACAGCTTTCGAGGTGGGTAAAACCACTAATCAGGTCTCTCTATTGAGGAATTGCCTCATAAAAACAGGAAATGATCAAGAAGTAAAAATGTCATCCATGTTTCTGGACAGTGACAGAAATTCTCAGCTTACAAAATTTCCCACAGACAATGACTGTGATCTTCACTACACAAGTCCATCAACATCTGTAATTGATTTTTCTGCCAGTGGTGGTAATGACTGGAAGAAAGGTTACTCGTTGTTGGGTGAGGAGAGGTCGGATGATGAGGGCTTGTCCCAGTCTAGTGGCTGTGATACGCCTTTTGCCACATCAAACAGGGAACCAGCAGTGCTTAGGCGGACAAAAAAGAAGAAAGTGACAGAACCCAAACTTGTTTCCCTCCTTCATAAACCAACAGTCATGGAGACTACAAGTTCAGGATTGGTTGGTGCGATGGGGCAATCTCATTTATCTCCCCTTAGGATCTCCGGTTTAGACAACTCAACAAAATCTAATATCTCTAGTCCAGTTAATTACTCGTCCTCAAATCAGAACTTTGATGACAGCGATCCTATAATTAGGGGAGAAATTAAACAGTTTTATTGTGAAAAATGTGGCACAGGATTTGCTTCCAGAAAATCTAAAATGAGACATGAAAAGTTTACATGCGGAAATCACACATTCGAATGTTCAGTGTGTGGAAAGTTTTACTCACGGGCAGACAGTAAACAAAGACACATGCTGAAGATGCACGGAGTTAAGATCATGCCGTCACAGCTGGGGATAGATCCACTTGACATGAACAGTTCTGAAAATTTAGATGACAATATGACTTGGTTGTGA